One window of the Doryrhamphus excisus isolate RoL2022-K1 chromosome 10, RoL_Dexc_1.0, whole genome shotgun sequence genome contains the following:
- the smim1 gene encoding small integral membrane protein 1, producing the protein MDANSAGSVQYDRWNEDNINMNVEASQTTTMRLYNRMCTGNTGIAVKTAGALAILVSIYFIGYVTGYYVHRC; encoded by the exons ATGGACGCCAACAGTGCAGGCAGTGTGCAATATGATCGCTGGAATGAGGACAACATCAACATGAACGTAGAGGCCTCGCAGACCACCACTATGAG GCTCTACAATAGAATGTGCACCGGCAACACGGGCATTGCAGTGAAGACAGCTGGAGCCTTGGCTATACTGGTGTCCATTTATTTCATCGGATACGTGACAGGCTACTACGTTCACAGATGCTGA
- the tmem82 gene encoding LOW QUALITY PROTEIN: transmembrane protein 82 (The sequence of the model RefSeq protein was modified relative to this genomic sequence to represent the inferred CDS: inserted 3 bases in 3 codons; deleted 1 base in 1 codon; substituted 1 base at 1 genomic stop codon) — protein sequence MPESQNARKSVSLLQHLFIQAGFLGCALTCSLHFLHMGSPQSWLCLMQAAXSQQYCGICISLMTCGPGLLLPMRCRILFITFAVTVIAAISLXQHFLSATEALRFWTSLTICYTLLGVHSVTFRCVPHXSEEQHSLQPSKAVLNAVVVRLGGLMVLMLTVGHWVDVFHXLVYFLSEVNCLIPTTDLLDATFLQVSDVLVSKRTIQGKSTNIHTNTHL from the exons ATGCCTGAGTCACAAAATGCCCGT AAGTCAGTATCACTGCTCCAGCATCTTTTCATCCAAGCCGGTTTCCTTGGGTGTGCCCTTACCTGCAGTCTCCACTTTCTCCACATGGGGTCGCCGCAGAGTTGGCTATGCTTAATGCAGGCTG GCTCGCAGCAATACTGCGGCATTTGCATCAGTCTCATGACGTGTGGCCCAGGCCTGCTGCTGCCCATGCGGTGTAGGATACTGTTTATTACCTTTGCTGTTACTGTCATAGCGGCCATATCTC aacagcacttcctgtctgcaactGAAGCACTGAGGTTTTGGACATCTCTGACTATCTGCTACACTCTGCTG GGTGTACATAGTGTGACATTCAGGTGTGTTCCTCATTAATCGGAGGAGCAGCACAGTCTGCAACCTAGTAAAGCGGTCCTGAATGCAGTAGTGGTACGTCTTGGTGGTTTGATGGTCCTGATGCTGACTGTTGGACACTGGGTTGACGTGTTCC ATTTGGTGTATTTCCTTAGTGAGGTCAATTGCCTCATCCCCACAACCGATCTTCTGGATGCCACCTTCTTGCAAGTCAGTGATGTACTAGTTTCCAAAAGAACCATACAGgggaaaagtacaaatattcaCACTAATACACATTTATAA